The Henckelia pumila isolate YLH828 chromosome 2, ASM3356847v2, whole genome shotgun sequence genome includes a window with the following:
- the LOC140884081 gene encoding small nuclear ribonucleoprotein SmD3b-like — protein sequence MSRSLGIPVKLLHEASGHIVTVELKSGELYRGGMVECEDNWNCQLENITYTAKDGKVSQLEHVFIRGSKVRFMVIPDMLKNAPMFKRLEARIKGKGSALGVGRGRAVAMRARAQAAGRGGPAPGRGAVPPVRR from the exons ATGAGTCGGAGTTTGGGAATTCCGGTGAAGTTGCTGCACGAGGCGTCAGGCCACATTGTGACGGTGGAGCTTAAGAGCGGGGAGCTTTATCGAGGTGGCATGGTCGAGTGCGAGGATAATTGGAATTGCCAGCTTGAAAACATCACTTACACTGCCAAG GATGGGAAGGTCTCACAACTTGAGCATGTTTTCATTCGAGGCAGCAAAGTCAG GTTCATGGTAATTCCAGATATGCTTAAGAACGCTCCAATGTTTAAACGTTTGGAAGCAAGGATCAAG GGCAAAGGTTCGGCACTTGGAGTTGGACGTGGACGAGCTGTTGCCATGCGAGCTAGG GCTCAAGCTGCTGGTCGTGGCGGCCCAGCACCTGGTAGAGGCGCCGTACCACCTGTGCGGAGGTGA
- the LOC140884488 gene encoding CASP-like protein 2C1: MGIMNITMSRKEILFRICATVLLVLTSCLVGFGHQTKVLFGVITKKATFRDLNSLYVLVWIDTAAAAYNLMQLLFRGYFKKDLSRTSYLYLAWGFYILDQGVVYMVFAATSSAMQGSMLGVTGEKSFAWMKVCDKFTRFCFQIGGALACGYVATVLMAIISSMSAFNLFRLYSPKQFLRLKPSPRR, translated from the exons ATGGGCATTATGAATATTACTATGAGCAGGAAAGAAATACTATTCAGAATTTGTGCGACAGTTTTATTGGTTCTGACTTCATGTCTTGTGGGATTTGGTCATCAGACCAAGGTTCTCTTCGGTGTAATAACCAAGAAAGCAACTTTCAGAGACTTGAATTCCTTGTA TGTATTGGTCTGGATTGATACGGCAGCTGCTGCATACAATTTGATGCAATTGTTGTTCAGAGGTTATTTCAAAAAAGATTTGAGCAGGACTTCTTACTTGTATTTGGCTTGGGGTTTTTACATCTTAGACCag GGTGTGGTGTACATGGTGTTCGCGGCCACATCTTCGGCGATGCAGGGTTCGATGCTGGGGGTGACGGgggagaagagcttcgcgtggaTGAAGGTGTGCGACAAATTCACCAGGTTCTGCTTCCAAATCGGCGGCGCTTTGGCTTGTGGGTATGTGGCCACTGTTTTAATGGCCATCATATCTTCCATGTCTGCCTTTAATCTCTTCCGACTCTATTCTCCTAAACAATTCCTTCGCCTCAAACCCAGCCCACGACGATAG
- the LOC140878192 gene encoding uncharacterized protein, translating to MAGKSMIDRLKKAVKKIKVLLDYNASRWKIASLLGKSSGKRSRLNFNVRPGLKEYAEDSDSIGGGGDHLPGSSRQLHRTQSHPVEVDIDKRADAFIEKFRNQLKYERQISLQLRYYRGNSFDSVTSP from the coding sequence ATGGCGGGGAAGTCGATGATCGATCGGCTGAAGAAAGCGGTGAAGAAGATCAAGGTTTTGCTGGATTACAACGCTAGTCGATGGAAGATCGCATCCTTGTTGGGGAAGTCGTCGGGGAAGAGATCAAGGCTGAATTTCAACGTGAGGCCTGGGTTGAAGGAATATGCGGAAGATTCGGATTCGATCGGCGGCGGCGGCGATCATCTCCCCGGATCGAGTCGGCAGCTCCATCGGACTCAGAGTCATCCCGTGGAAGTTGACATAGATAAAAGGGCGGATGCATTTATCGAAAAATTCCGTAACCAGCTCAAGTACGAGAGGCAGATTTCTTTGCAGTTGAGATATTACAGAGGTAACAGTTTTGATTCCGTCACATCCccatga